Proteins found in one Zea mays cultivar B73 chromosome 1, Zm-B73-REFERENCE-NAM-5.0, whole genome shotgun sequence genomic segment:
- the LOC103643730 gene encoding putative B3 domain-containing protein Os03g0621600 produces MRKPSKGRKERDVIYHRNDHSDDRGKHFFKILIGEFHERLVIPVKFAKNFRGKIERSITLESLGGCTFDVQVAQNLGRIVFQSGWESFVSAHDLKMCDLLVFKYDGMSRMKVLVFDPSGCEKVPPFFVTKNAMSGGRKREGPLDISSSDANLPMKTPETKKKAWKQRDRSRISIRSSRSLSSSSGGMTASEDDEAHSVPSYVLPRHTSLDTMQKRKVKERLQAICSEIPIYVLVVKNTNISGRSRAMVFSRKYPDVCLPSKSGALILQCHGKSWQVMYCIEVWKDRGESKRLRNGWAQFARDNYLQLGDICLFEPLKTKKCTMNVHIIRKKE; encoded by the exons ATGAGAAAGCCTTCAAAGGGACGCAAGGAGAGGGATGTGATTTACCACCGGAATGATCACTCAGATGACCGTGGGAAGCATTTCTTCAAGATTTTGATTGGTGAATTCCATGAAAGATTG GTCATACCGGTTAAGTTTGCTAAAAATTTcagaggaaaaatagaaagaaGTATTACGCTTGAATCACTTGGTGGCTGTACTTTTGATGTTCAAGTCGCACAGAATTTGGGCAGAATCGTGTTTCAATCTGGGTGGGAGTCGTTTGTTAGTGCCCATGACTTGAAAATGTGTGACTTGTTGGTATTCAAGTATGATGGGATGTCTCGGATGAAGGTCCTGGTATTTGATCCTAGTGGTTGCGAGAAAGTACCGCCTTTTTTTGTCACGAAAAATGCTATGAGTGGAGGACGGAAGAGAGAAGGGCCCCTTGACATTTCAAGCAGCGATGCTAATCTTCCCATGAAAACACCAGAGACTAAAAAGAAAGCTTGGAAGCAAAGGGACAGGAGTAGGATCAGTATTAGGTCATCTAGATCCCTATCCAGCTCATCAG GAGGAATGACAGCTTCAGAGGACGATGAAGCACATTCTGTTCCAAGTTACGTACTCCCACGTCACACCAGCCTTGATACTATGCAAAAGAGGAAGGTGAAAGAGAGACTCCAAGCTATTTGTTCTGAAATCCCCATCTATGTGTTAGTCGTGAAGAACACAAACATTTCTGGAAGATCTCGAGCTATG GTCTTCTCCAGAAAATATCCTGATGTGTGTCTTCCATCCAAGAGCGGTGCGTTGATTCTTCAGTGTCATGGCAAGAGCTGGCAAGTGATGTATTGCATTGAGGTTTGGAAAGATCGAGGCGAATCCAAAAGGCTTCGCAACGGGTGGGCACAGTTTGCTCGTGACAACTATTTGCAGCTGGGAGATATCTGCCTCTTTGAGCCACTGAAGACCAAGAAGTGCACCATGAATGTGCACATCATCCGCAAAAAAGAGTGA
- the LOC103643731 gene encoding putative B3 domain-containing protein Os03g0621600, giving the protein MRKPSNGCKERDVIYHRNDHTDDNGKHFFKILIGDFHKRLVIPVKFAKKFRGKVERNIKLESLGGYTFDVQVAQNLGRIMFQSGWKSFVSAHDLKMFDLLVFKYDGMSRMKVLIFDPSGCEKVPPFFVTKNAMSGGRKREEPQEPLDISSSYADLPMKTPETKKKARKQRDRSRINISPCRSISNSSGGMRSSEDDEAHSVPSCILPRGTILDSMQRRKVKERLRAICSEIPIYVFVVKKSNIFGRSQDMVFSRKYPDVCLPFKSGAVILQCHGKSWEVILEVRKDQGESKRLRIGWAEFARDNNLQLGDICLFEPLKTMKYTMNVHIVRRRVRSGK; this is encoded by the exons ATGAGAAAGCCTTCAaatggatgcaaggagagggaTGTGATTTACCACCGGAATGATCACACGGATGACAATGGGAAGCATTTCTTCAAGATTTTGATTGGTGATTTCCATAAAAGATTG GTCATACCGGTTAAATTTGCTAAAAAATTCAGAGGAAAAGTAGAAAGAAATATTAAGCTTGAATCACTTGGTGGTTATACTTTTGATGTTCAAGTTGCACAGAATTTGGGCAGAATCATGTTTCAATCTGGGTGGAAGTCGTTTGTTAGTGCCCATGACTTGAAAATGTTTGACTTGTTGGTATTCAAGTATGATGGGATGTCTCGGATGAAGGTCCTGATATTTGATCCTAGTGGTTGCGAGAAAGTACCGCCTTTTTTTGTCACGAAAAATGCTATGAGTGGTGGACGAAAGAGAGAAGAACCCCAAGAACCCCTTGACATTTCAAGCAGCTATGCTGATCTTCCCATGAAAACACCAGAGACTAAAAAGAAAGCAAGAAAGCAAAGAGACAGGAGTAGGATCAATATTAGTCCATGTAGATCCATATCCAACTCATCAG GAGGAATGAGAAGTTCAGAAGACGATGAAGCACATTCTGTTCCAAGTTGCATACTCCCACGAGGCACCATCCTTGATAGTATGCAGAGGAGAAAAGTGAAAGAGAGACTCCGAGCTATTTGTTCTGAAATCCCAATCTACGTGTTTGTCGTGAAGAAGTCAAACATTTTTGGACGATCTCAAGATATG GTCTTCTCCAGAAAATATCCTGATGTATGTCTCCCATTCAAGAGCGGAGCGGTGATTCTTCAGTGTCATGGCAAGAGCTGGGAAGTGATTCTTGAGGTTCGGAAAGATCAAGGTGAATCCAAAAGGCTTCGCATTGGGTGGGCAGAGTTTGCTCGTGACAACAATTTGCAGCTGGGAGATATCTGCCTCTTTGAGCCACTGAAGACCATGAAGTACACCATGAATGTGCACATCGTTCGCAGAAGAGTGAGATCTGGGAAATGA